One Spirochaeta africana DSM 8902 genomic window carries:
- a CDS encoding proton-conducting transporter membrane subunit produces the protein MPRLLPFHTALPSGIQFSILLLFILLGAINLLNLQLNGKQRLLLPAALHISGGILAVCAADLITLLLAWEVMTVSAFVLIRHGGSNSARQAALRYITAQIACAGLFFIATVLQFQATGSLAITVLTPAAQPFIAGAIIIKTAVMPLHFWLIESYPAADPAVTPLLSGFATKVGVLGAAQMVRIAPFSQPLLAYVGGSVAVVAVLFALRQQQARRLLSYHIISQVGYMTAGIGLAAASGGPHLELALTAGLFHLITHTMYKSLLFLTAAAARRSWGHENLLQMGGLARHRPVLLACGILGAAAIAGVPFTSGYASKELLKTAASGTRPVYHLLSIASIGTALSFLKYCYLMFFAPPAPEAPVPPQLIKEMARRRQERLRLIPALLLAGLTLIVGLFPSVVPGVPRLAYFSPTAITSATGQLLLALLIWLLLKPGLTGRHSFLTRRLAKTARRGQQLSGLIAAGSRLLTKKKAPTDGAAENVAARPARLDTPRTIWLSQHSWPLRHVARVIHAQGPQTQMAVMLAAAIALAIWLQT, from the coding sequence ATGCCCCGACTCCTGCCGTTCCATACCGCGCTGCCGTCCGGAATCCAGTTCAGCATCCTGCTGCTGTTTATCCTGCTGGGAGCCATCAACCTGCTGAACCTCCAGCTCAACGGCAAACAGCGCCTGCTGCTGCCGGCTGCGCTGCATATCAGCGGCGGGATTCTGGCCGTCTGCGCTGCAGACCTGATAACCCTGCTGCTGGCCTGGGAGGTCATGACGGTGTCGGCTTTTGTGCTGATTCGCCACGGCGGCAGCAACAGCGCCCGCCAGGCGGCCCTGCGCTACATTACTGCCCAGATTGCCTGTGCCGGGCTGTTCTTTATCGCAACCGTACTGCAGTTCCAGGCAACCGGCAGCCTGGCGATCACCGTACTGACGCCCGCCGCCCAGCCCTTTATCGCCGGTGCCATCATCATCAAAACCGCGGTAATGCCGCTGCACTTCTGGCTGATCGAGTCCTATCCGGCAGCAGACCCGGCAGTAACCCCTTTGCTGTCCGGCTTTGCTACCAAGGTCGGGGTGCTGGGTGCTGCCCAGATGGTGCGGATCGCGCCATTCAGCCAGCCGCTGCTGGCATATGTGGGCGGCAGCGTTGCGGTGGTGGCGGTTCTGTTTGCCCTGCGCCAGCAGCAGGCCCGCCGCCTGCTGAGCTACCATATTATCAGTCAGGTCGGATACATGACGGCCGGCATCGGCCTGGCGGCAGCATCCGGCGGACCGCACCTGGAGCTCGCCCTGACCGCCGGGCTGTTCCACCTCATCACCCACACCATGTACAAGTCACTGCTGTTTCTGACAGCCGCCGCAGCCCGGCGCAGCTGGGGACACGAGAATCTGCTGCAGATGGGAGGGCTGGCCCGCCACCGGCCGGTTCTGCTGGCCTGCGGAATTCTCGGCGCAGCGGCGATTGCCGGGGTGCCGTTTACCAGCGGCTATGCCAGCAAGGAGCTCCTCAAGACCGCCGCATCCGGTACGCGCCCGGTCTATCACCTGCTGAGTATCGCCAGCATCGGAACCGCGTTGTCGTTTCTCAAATATTGCTATCTGATGTTTTTCGCGCCGCCTGCCCCGGAAGCCCCGGTGCCGCCGCAGCTGATCAAGGAGATGGCTCGCCGCCGACAGGAGCGGCTGCGGCTGATCCCCGCCCTGCTGCTGGCCGGGCTCACCCTGATTGTCGGGCTGTTCCCCTCGGTCGTGCCGGGGGTGCCGCGGCTGGCATACTTTTCCCCGACAGCAATTACCTCTGCTACCGGCCAGTTGCTGCTCGCCCTGCTGATCTGGCTGCTGCTGAAACCGGGACTGACCGGTCGGCACAGCTTCCTGACCCGGCGTCTGGCCAAGACGGCCCGTCGCGGACAGCAGCTTTCGGGTCTGATTGCGGCCGGCTCGCGGCTGCTGACAAAAAAAAAGGCCCCTACAGATGGGGCTGCAGAAAACGTGGCGGCACGACCAGCCCGGCTGGACACCCCACGCACTATCTGGTTGTCGCAGCACAGCTGGCCGCTGCGCCATGTGGCACGGGTTATCCACGCCCAGGGACCGCAGACCCAGATGGCAGTCATGCTGGCAGCCGCGATCGCGCTTGCGATCTGGCTGCAGACCTGA
- a CDS encoding PTS sugar transporter subunit IIA — protein sequence MIFTELDESLVRPGMTAENKDDVVDQMLQMLAATGKVGDVAAAREALIANEQRTATGMQHGIAIPHAKTEAVDELLACVAVTTKPIDCSAVDGKPSRIFIMTLSPPDRVGPHIRFLSEIGRILKSRKVRDRVLKAATPAELLQALGGKPA from the coding sequence GTGATATTTACTGAACTGGATGAGTCGCTGGTCCGACCCGGGATGACAGCGGAAAACAAGGATGATGTGGTGGATCAGATGCTGCAGATGCTGGCTGCCACCGGGAAGGTAGGGGATGTAGCTGCGGCTCGCGAGGCCCTGATCGCCAACGAGCAGCGTACCGCAACCGGGATGCAGCACGGGATTGCGATCCCGCATGCCAAGACCGAGGCGGTGGATGAACTGCTGGCCTGCGTAGCGGTGACCACCAAGCCGATCGACTGCTCGGCGGTGGACGGCAAGCCGTCGCGGATCTTTATTATGACCCTTTCTCCGCCCGATCGGGTGGGGCCGCATATCCGTTTTTTAAGCGAGATCGGCAGGATACTCAAGAGTCGCAAGGTGCGGGATCGGGTTCTCAAGGCGGCAACACCGGCAGAGCTGCTGCAGGCACTGGGCGGCAAGCCAGCCTGA
- a CDS encoding helix-turn-helix transcriptional regulator has protein sequence MTSLAILDVVYVHTMNKPSLVHWHSRTHAHGSQQFEFHYFLHGDGSFANGGTVRSISPGQLYLSQPGQVHQIRPRRLDRPLGYYATLFSVPLEHPVHEVLVDGEFRRRFPRRLQGAHRFVFADLKNAFLTDDRYMQQAGTYRLLSLVYELAADAPHGHPEDAGFNILVEQAIAYFQENLRRHVTLQDLQQALGVSREYLIRVFNRYAHTTPMRYFTQLKIEAASSMLVDTNLTLKEIAYELGFSSPFHLSRRFKEYTTLSPTEYRREYYRIAPTRYHTRLIDAPGDEGAGLLDQNRYWDDT, from the coding sequence TTGCAATCCTGGATGTGGTGTATGTGCACACCATGAACAAACCATCGCTGGTGCATTGGCATTCACGCACTCATGCGCATGGCTCACAACAGTTCGAGTTTCATTACTTTCTGCATGGTGACGGGTCGTTTGCCAACGGTGGTACGGTACGAAGTATTTCCCCCGGCCAGCTGTATCTCTCGCAGCCGGGGCAGGTGCATCAGATTCGGCCCCGCCGCCTGGATCGTCCATTGGGGTATTATGCCACCCTGTTTTCGGTGCCGCTGGAGCATCCGGTACATGAGGTGCTGGTAGATGGAGAATTCCGTCGGCGGTTTCCCCGTCGACTACAGGGGGCTCACCGGTTCGTGTTTGCAGACCTGAAAAATGCATTTCTGACCGATGATCGGTATATGCAACAGGCGGGAACGTATCGGCTGCTGTCGCTGGTGTACGAGTTGGCCGCAGATGCACCCCACGGGCACCCCGAAGATGCCGGCTTTAACATCCTGGTGGAGCAGGCTATTGCATACTTCCAGGAAAATCTGCGTCGCCATGTTACTCTGCAGGACCTTCAGCAGGCACTGGGAGTGTCGCGCGAGTACCTGATACGGGTATTCAATCGCTATGCCCACACGACCCCCATGCGCTACTTTACCCAGCTCAAGATCGAGGCGGCATCCTCCATGCTGGTTGATACCAATCTGACCCTGAAGGAGATTGCGTACGAGTTGGGTTTTTCCAGCCCGTTCCATCTGTCGCGGCGTTTCAAGGAATACACCACGTTGTCGCCTACCGAGTATCGCCGGGAGTATTACCGGATAGCGCCGACCCGCTATCATACCCGATTGATCGATGCCCCGGGAGACGAGGGGGCGGGACTGCTTGACCAAAACAGATACTGGGATGATACTTGA